In the genome of bacterium, the window GGGAGGAAGGGAAGGAGTGTCCTCCCACTGCGGCAAGGGGTGTCCTCCCACCGAAGGGAAGGTGTGTCCCCTGCCCACAACCCACAAGCCAGCATCAAAAACTGCGGGCGCCGCAGGCGACCTTCAGTTTCATCGGCTTGTTAGGCTCCTTTCCATGCCTCGGCTTCGCATAGGTTTACACGACCTCCAGCACTTCGATATCTTCTGCGCTCGCCATGTCTAGTCCTTCAATCTCAAGCGCGATTTCCTTCGTGCGGTCGCGGAGTTTCGCGCGCGTCTCGATCACGTCGCGCGTTTCCTTTGCGATGCGGTCGCATGTGCCCACATCCTTCGGGATTGGCAGGAACACCTCGAAAAGCCGCTTGCCCAGGGTGTCGATGATGTCGCGCGTGAACTGCTTGGCACGCATCTGGCGGCGGACGATCGGCGCATTCAAGAGCGCGAGCAGGAGGTAGGGGTCTAACTTCTCCGGCTTCTCGATCCGCAGTTTGTACAGGCCGCCGCAGTAGAGAATCTTGGTGTCCTTCTTGGTGAGGATGCAGGAGATGCCCACGAGGTACGTGCCGTCCCGGACCACGAAGATGTCCCCGGCGCGGACATCCTGTTTGTTGTTTTCGTAGATTTCCTCGCTGACGTTCTGCTTGGGGTCGCCCTTGAGCTCCCAGTTGGAGATGTCGGACGTGCGTATGAACGGAATGTCGCCGGTCCCGTAGGCCATCTTGCCGACCTCGATACCGGTATCCCACGACAGGACGGCTGCCTCTCCACCCTTGCACAGGGAACCGATGGATACCAGTTCGTGTGTAGCCTTCAGGGCGTGTAAGTCCGCCTCCAGTTTGGGGTCGTAGTACTTCGGGATGAAGATGCCGTTGCGGATCGCGGATAGGTCTCTAAAGAAGCCGAAGCGATCGCGCGGGCAGCTCTTGCCCGCGACCTTCACATCGATGAAGCGATGCTGAACAACGGGGATGTCGTCCAGCAAGACCCGTTTGCCGTTTTCATCCTTCCGATAAGTCGGGTTGGCGCGGGAATCGTGCCCGCACCACTTCACGTCCGCCATGAAGATCTCGTAGTCCTCTTCCTTTTTGGGCTTGGTATTTTCCACGAACAGGACGCAGACCTTGGCATGGGTGCCGCCCTTGCCGCTGGTCTTGAAAAGCGCTTCGGGCATTGACACGACGCCGCAAATCTTGGCCCGGCCCCTCAACCAGGAGACGACATATTCGTAGGTCGGCATGCCGAAGACCGCTTCGGGTAACACGATGCCGAGCCGTCCGCCCGGCTTGAGCAGTTGCAGGCACCGTTCGAGGAACAGGATTTGGGGCGGCTGGTCGTCATGGAGCGTGCCTGTCTTTTCGAAGGTTTTGGTTTCCTTGTTCCGCTTCCATTTGTAGCCCAAATCGAACTGCGACAGGATCGGTTCGCCCTTGACGACGATCTTCTTGCCGAAGGGTGGATTGGTCATCACCACGTCGAAGTTCCCGGGCTTAATCTTCTGCTGCATCGCATCGGACCAGGACGTCAGCCGTTCTAATGTGTTTTCACAGAACACCCCGCCGCGTCCGTCACCGATGAGCGCCATATACGCCTTGCAAACCTTCGCCAAGAATTGGTCTTTGTCGATGCCCCGGAAACAATTGGTGGCCACCTCGAACTCCCGCTTGGCCAACTGACGCTCGGACCACCCTTTGCGTTTGGCCTCTTCGCGCAACTTCCCCCAAACGTGCGCCAG includes:
- a CDS encoding N-6 DNA methylase yields the protein MTKKTATPGASSIPGGADVTGPAVGAGFVSDYVSGTQVRATPEEVEAVQIFARRLVEDYGYAKSQIYTRPQYRVRIRPSDEEKSYPVDIAVFNSAKKTEDELFMVVECKKKERKDGEHQLRLYMDMSAAEVGVWFNGDAHLYLRKVHHKDGKRTYETLPNIPRKGQRIEDIGLYKRKDLKKPSNLKAVFRDLRNHLAGMTTGITRDEALAQEIINVLFCKILDEQETDPDNTVSFRAGVGESAKEVQKRMKAMFERVKDAAYGDVFETSDTIKLDPDSLAYVVGELQNYSIMEADRDAIGDAFEVFIGPALRGSEGQFFTPRNVVEMMVKIVDPKPGERIIDPACGSGGFLITALAHVWGKLREEAKRKGWSERQLAKREFEVATNCFRGIDKDQFLAKVCKAYMALIGDGRGGVFCENTLERLTSWSDAMQQKIKPGNFDVVMTNPPFGKKIVVKGEPILSQFDLGYKWKRNKETKTFEKTGTLHDDQPPQILFLERCLQLLKPGGRLGIVLPEAVFGMPTYEYVVSWLRGRAKICGVVSMPEALFKTSGKGGTHAKVCVLFVENTKPKKEEDYEIFMADVKWCGHDSRANPTYRKDENGKRVLLDDIPVVQHRFIDVKVAGKSCPRDRFGFFRDLSAIRNGIFIPKYYDPKLEADLHALKATHELVSIGSLCKGGEAAVLSWDTGIEVGKMAYGTGDIPFIRTSDISNWELKGDPKQNVSEEIYENNKQDVRAGDIFVVRDGTYLVGISCILTKKDTKILYCGGLYKLRIEKPEKLDPYLLLALLNAPIVRRQMRAKQFTRDIIDTLGKRLFEVFLPIPKDVGTCDRIAKETRDVIETRAKLRDRTKEIALEIEGLDMASAEDIEVLEVV